The Nitrospira sp. genome contains a region encoding:
- the dnaK gene encoding molecular chaperone DnaK, which yields MGKVIGIDLGTTNSCVAIMSGGDPVVIANAEGSRTTPSVVAITDKTERLVGQIAKRQAITNPENTIFSVKRLMGRKFKSREVQEAMKRLPYKVVEADNGDAHVELRGKRYSPPEISAMILQKMRQTAEDYLGEKVTEAVVTVPAYFDDSQRQATKDAGQIAGLNVLRIINEPTAASLAYGLDKKKDERIAVYDLGGGTFDISVLEIGEGVFEVKSTNGDTYLGGDDFDQRVMDWLVDEFRKDQGIDLRKDRMALQRLKESAERAKIELSSSQETEINLPFITADASGPKHMVTKLTRAKLEQLVDDLVQRTIEPCRKALSDAGVTAKDIQEIVLVGGMTRMPKVIQVVKDFFGKEPHRGVNPDEVVAIGAGIQGGVLKGEVKDVLLLDVTPLSLGIETLGGVFTKLIERNTTVPTKKSQVFSTAADNQTAVTIRVFQGEREMANDNKLLGQFDLVGIPPAPRGMPQIEVTFDIDANGIVHVSAKDLATQKEQSIKITASSGLSKEEVENLVRDAQSHTEDDKKRRKLAEAKNQADNLVYQTEKNITEYGDKVSAEEKTKIQDAIAAVKKALEGTDAEAIESATQSLMTASHKLAEEMYKKAAASPGPQPGATDGGSTEGAKTDEKVVDAEFEEVDKDKK from the coding sequence ATGGGTAAAGTCATCGGTATCGATCTCGGGACCACCAACTCTTGTGTGGCGATTATGAGTGGCGGAGACCCCGTCGTGATCGCCAACGCCGAAGGGAGCCGGACCACTCCTTCCGTCGTGGCCATCACCGACAAGACTGAACGGCTGGTCGGCCAAATCGCAAAACGGCAAGCAATCACCAATCCGGAAAATACCATCTTCTCGGTGAAGCGCCTGATGGGACGGAAGTTTAAGAGCCGTGAAGTTCAAGAGGCCATGAAACGGCTTCCCTATAAAGTGGTCGAAGCCGATAACGGCGACGCGCACGTGGAATTGCGCGGCAAACGCTATAGCCCACCGGAAATCTCAGCCATGATTCTGCAGAAAATGCGGCAGACGGCCGAAGATTATCTCGGTGAAAAAGTCACCGAAGCCGTCGTCACCGTCCCCGCGTATTTCGACGACAGCCAACGTCAAGCGACAAAAGATGCCGGCCAAATTGCCGGTCTGAACGTTCTCCGCATCATCAACGAACCGACGGCGGCGTCCCTCGCATACGGCCTTGACAAGAAGAAGGATGAACGGATCGCCGTGTACGATTTGGGCGGCGGAACCTTCGACATCTCCGTCCTCGAAATCGGCGAAGGTGTCTTCGAGGTGAAATCCACGAACGGAGATACGTATCTCGGTGGCGACGACTTCGATCAACGCGTGATGGATTGGCTGGTCGACGAGTTCAGGAAAGACCAAGGCATCGATTTGCGGAAAGACCGGATGGCACTCCAACGCCTGAAAGAATCGGCCGAACGGGCCAAAATCGAATTGTCCTCGTCTCAGGAAACGGAAATCAACCTGCCGTTCATCACCGCCGATGCCAGCGGCCCCAAGCATATGGTCACGAAGCTGACCCGGGCGAAACTCGAACAGCTGGTAGACGACTTGGTTCAGCGCACGATCGAACCCTGCCGCAAGGCCTTGTCCGACGCCGGTGTCACCGCCAAGGATATCCAAGAGATCGTGTTGGTCGGCGGCATGACCCGCATGCCCAAGGTGATTCAGGTCGTCAAGGACTTCTTTGGGAAGGAACCGCATCGTGGAGTCAATCCTGACGAGGTCGTAGCCATTGGAGCCGGCATCCAAGGCGGAGTTCTCAAAGGAGAGGTCAAGGACGTTCTGCTCCTCGATGTCACTCCCTTATCATTGGGTATCGAGACGCTGGGCGGCGTGTTCACCAAACTGATCGAGCGCAATACGACCGTTCCAACCAAGAAGAGCCAGGTGTTCTCGACCGCAGCCGATAATCAAACGGCTGTCACCATCCGGGTGTTCCAAGGCGAACGGGAAATGGCCAACGACAACAAGCTTCTTGGGCAGTTCGACTTGGTCGGCATTCCACCGGCGCCTCGCGGCATGCCGCAAATTGAGGTGACATTCGATATCGATGCCAACGGCATCGTGCACGTTTCGGCCAAGGATTTGGCCACTCAAAAAGAGCAATCCATCAAGATCACCGCCTCCAGCGGTCTAAGCAAAGAAGAGGTTGAGAACCTCGTTCGGGATGCCCAGTCGCATACGGAAGACGATAAGAAGCGCCGCAAGTTGGCCGAAGCCAAGAACCAGGCGGATAATCTGGTCTATCAAACAGAAAAAAACATCACGGAATACGGCGACAAAGTTTCCGCTGAGGAGAAGACGAAGATCCAGGACGCCATTGCGGCCGTCAAGAAGGCGCTGGAGGGCACCGATGCCGAGGCCATCGAATCGGCGACTCAGTCGCTCATGACTGCCTCGCATAAATTGGCCGAAGAAATGTACAAGAAAGCCGCTGCATCTCCGGGTCCGCAACCGGGTGCGACGGACGGCGGGAGTACCGAGGGGGCAAAAACCGACGAGAAAGTCGTGGACGCAGAATTTGAAGAAGTAGACAAAGACAAGAAATAG
- the dnaJ gene encoding molecular chaperone DnaJ produces the protein MAPVSKRDYYETLGVDRNVSEDDLKKAYRKLARQHHPDLHTDVHHKKTAEEKFKEINEAYETLSDQEKRKRYDMFGHAGAQQGPAGFDGFDFGRGGFGDVFNDIFEDFFGQTRGGGGTRTERGNDLQYNLEITFEEAVYGKEAKLKIPRWEICIDCKGTGAKSAAAIKTCASCKGAGQLRFQQGFFSVSRPCGQCEGTGHFVTEPCVTCQGRQRVYKERTISVQIPAGIETGMRLRLSNEGEHGPNGGPPGDLYVAITVKPHQIFQRKGLDIACDVPISLVTAVLGGKVEVPTLKGDTVIKVPAGTQHDKVLRIKGLGIPSLKGGGTGDQIYTIKVQIPSKLTARQKELLTEFAKESGMSMEANGDGFFDKMKTFFE, from the coding sequence ATGGCACCCGTGTCGAAACGCGATTACTACGAAACGCTCGGTGTTGATCGGAACGTCTCCGAAGACGATCTGAAGAAAGCGTACCGAAAACTCGCCCGCCAGCACCATCCGGATCTCCACACCGACGTTCACCATAAGAAGACCGCTGAAGAAAAATTCAAAGAAATCAACGAAGCCTATGAAACGCTGAGCGATCAGGAAAAGCGAAAGCGCTATGACATGTTCGGTCATGCCGGCGCGCAACAGGGTCCGGCCGGCTTCGACGGATTCGATTTCGGGCGCGGAGGATTTGGAGACGTTTTTAACGATATTTTTGAGGACTTCTTCGGCCAAACTCGAGGGGGAGGGGGTACTCGAACTGAACGTGGCAACGATCTCCAATACAACCTCGAGATTACGTTTGAGGAAGCCGTCTATGGGAAAGAGGCCAAACTCAAAATTCCGCGTTGGGAAATTTGCATCGACTGTAAAGGGACCGGGGCGAAGTCAGCGGCAGCCATCAAGACGTGCGCCAGTTGCAAAGGCGCGGGGCAACTTCGGTTTCAGCAGGGGTTCTTCAGCGTCAGCCGGCCATGCGGCCAATGTGAAGGCACCGGTCACTTCGTGACGGAGCCTTGCGTGACCTGCCAGGGCCGCCAACGGGTGTACAAAGAACGCACGATCTCCGTGCAAATTCCGGCCGGTATTGAAACCGGTATGCGACTTCGGCTCTCCAATGAAGGAGAGCATGGCCCCAATGGCGGTCCACCCGGCGATCTCTATGTGGCCATTACCGTCAAGCCTCATCAGATCTTTCAACGAAAAGGCCTCGATATCGCCTGTGACGTCCCGATCAGTCTCGTGACGGCCGTCCTTGGTGGGAAAGTGGAAGTCCCGACCCTCAAGGGAGACACCGTCATCAAGGTGCCGGCCGGCACCCAGCACGACAAGGTCCTTCGGATTAAAGGGTTGGGTATCCCCAGCCTGAAGGGTGGCGGCACAGGCGACCAGATCTATACGATCAAGGTCCAGATTCCTTCTAAGCTGACGGCCCGGCAGAAGGAGCTGTTGACAGAGTTCGCCAAAGAGAGCGGCATGTCCATGGAAGCGAACGGTGACGGCTTCTTCGACAAGATGAAGACGTTTTTCGAGTAG
- a CDS encoding 16S rRNA (uracil(1498)-N(3))-methyltransferase — MPVFFVSPQCIAPPTITVPDDLLTHLKHSLRVSIGESLWFGNGLGTRYRAEITDVSEGTLTGHILDTIQEPPRRVPRLFLGQSLLKGEKMDWVIQKATELGVDKLMPIESRHSVVQLKADRVDHQLARWQRIALEAAQQSEQWRVPTITPPHSLTSLLRSHVTDTVTLMLTERQDGKNLQTVELPHDATGSILVLIGPEGGWSKEEMLAAEQAEIQPMTLGQHILRAETAAIATISILQSRLGKLG, encoded by the coding sequence ATGCCTGTGTTTTTCGTCTCTCCCCAGTGCATCGCTCCACCGACCATAACAGTGCCGGATGACTTACTGACCCATCTCAAGCACAGCCTACGTGTCAGCATCGGGGAATCCCTGTGGTTCGGCAATGGGCTAGGCACCAGATATCGTGCGGAGATCACCGACGTTTCCGAAGGAACGCTCACCGGGCACATTCTCGACACGATTCAGGAACCGCCCCGGCGCGTCCCGCGCCTATTCCTCGGTCAATCCCTCCTCAAAGGCGAAAAGATGGATTGGGTGATTCAGAAAGCCACCGAGCTGGGCGTGGATAAACTCATGCCGATTGAAAGCCGGCACAGCGTGGTGCAACTCAAAGCCGACCGTGTTGACCATCAGCTTGCCCGGTGGCAACGCATTGCCCTCGAAGCTGCGCAACAATCCGAGCAATGGCGGGTCCCGACCATCACTCCACCACACTCTCTCACCTCACTTCTGAGAAGCCATGTGACCGATACCGTGACACTCATGCTTACGGAGCGGCAAGACGGGAAAAATCTGCAGACGGTCGAACTCCCGCACGATGCGACTGGTTCCATACTGGTTTTAATCGGCCCTGAAGGAGGCTGGAGCAAGGAAGAAATGCTCGCGGCCGAACAGGCGGAAATTCAACCGATGACCCTGGGTCAGCACATCCTGCGGGCAGAGACCGCCGCCATCGCAACCATCAGCATTCTTCAGTCGCGCCTCGGCAAGCTGGGATAA
- a CDS encoding YqgE/AlgH family protein: MGLLSLLPTLPAVAEGEFSPSSIRKGVLLVASPSLSDPNFRQTVLLIIEHGGRGTVGLILNRSTNVLVSEVLPDLTVLKGTRYRLFAGGPVERTQLVLLFRLKSPYPDTRLIVEGVYVGTPRVLERIMAQPKSSETFRAFAGLAGWAPGQLDYEMLQGSWGVLPSDTFNIFDKDPATLWPDSISRLQAPRTISSTRSS, translated from the coding sequence ATGGGGCTCCTGTCTCTCCTGCCTACGCTGCCGGCTGTGGCTGAGGGGGAATTTTCGCCTTCGTCGATTAGAAAGGGCGTCCTCTTGGTTGCCAGTCCGTCGCTGAGTGATCCCAACTTCCGTCAAACCGTCCTACTCATTATCGAACACGGAGGAAGAGGCACAGTCGGTCTCATTTTGAATCGTTCCACGAACGTACTGGTATCCGAGGTTTTGCCGGACCTCACCGTGCTCAAAGGAACGCGCTACCGATTGTTTGCCGGTGGTCCGGTCGAGCGAACGCAGCTTGTCTTGTTGTTTCGATTGAAGAGCCCGTATCCCGATACGCGATTGATCGTTGAGGGGGTCTATGTCGGTACGCCGAGAGTTCTCGAACGTATCATGGCTCAACCTAAATCGTCCGAAACCTTTCGCGCTTTTGCCGGTTTGGCCGGATGGGCACCAGGGCAACTCGACTATGAAATGCTTCAGGGATCGTGGGGCGTCTTACCATCGGACACCTTCAACATCTTTGATAAGGACCCAGCCACCCTTTGGCCTGACAGTATCAGCCGCCTTCAGGCGCCCAGAACCATTTCCAGTACGCGATCGTCCTGA
- a CDS encoding sel1 repeat family protein, whose amino-acid sequence MTAGLRYLIVLAILGTLPGCIDPPKSPYVDVHESVTRIDGFQSVAEQGSAQDQYHLGLQYENALPRDHREAVRWYRMAAMQRHPDALYRLCVLSDKGLGMPQDYQEAFRWCRLAADHGHGAAMFLIATHYEKARGVPKDVVQAYQWYNLAAANGHEEGAKWRDRLARDMTPTQVAQAQFLARNWRPKAQDAPEEQ is encoded by the coding sequence ATGACCGCCGGCCTGCGCTATCTCATCGTCCTCGCCATCCTCGGTACTCTACCGGGATGTATCGATCCGCCAAAATCACCCTATGTGGATGTGCACGAATCCGTGACACGTATCGATGGGTTTCAGTCTGTGGCGGAGCAAGGAAGTGCCCAGGACCAATACCACCTCGGTTTGCAATACGAGAACGCCTTGCCTCGGGACCACCGAGAAGCGGTTCGGTGGTATCGCATGGCGGCGATGCAGCGGCATCCGGACGCCTTATACAGACTCTGCGTGCTGTCGGACAAGGGCCTTGGGATGCCGCAGGACTATCAGGAGGCCTTCCGGTGGTGCCGCCTGGCTGCAGATCATGGACATGGGGCTGCGATGTTTCTTATCGCAACCCATTATGAAAAAGCTCGAGGTGTCCCCAAAGATGTCGTACAGGCCTACCAGTGGTATAACCTGGCGGCAGCCAATGGGCATGAGGAGGGTGCGAAGTGGCGAGACCGACTGGCCCGCGATATGACGCCGACTCAAGTCGCCCAGGCACAATTCCTGGCGAGGAATTGGAGACCGAAAGCGCAGGATGCGCCTGAAGAACAATAG
- a CDS encoding sel1 repeat family protein, translated as MSEILKRAQSGNPDAQNQLGLLYSEGRGLPQNHFEAKDWFKKAADQGHADAQVNLGTLYSLGQGAPFSDPMALYWFQKAAEQRNALAFAKLGMMYERGRGVAQNFIDAHMWYNLSAAYGEKRAAEARNALGAQMTADQIAEAESRAKKWTPKRR; from the coding sequence GTGAGCGAAATCCTCAAACGCGCGCAGAGCGGGAATCCTGATGCCCAAAATCAATTGGGCCTGCTCTATAGCGAAGGCCGCGGTCTTCCGCAAAACCATTTCGAAGCGAAGGATTGGTTCAAGAAAGCCGCGGACCAAGGGCATGCCGACGCGCAAGTCAACCTCGGAACACTCTACTCTCTGGGGCAAGGCGCCCCCTTCAGTGATCCCATGGCGCTGTATTGGTTTCAAAAGGCCGCCGAACAACGAAATGCGTTGGCATTTGCCAAGCTGGGGATGATGTATGAGCGGGGACGCGGCGTCGCTCAGAACTTCATCGACGCACACATGTGGTACAACCTCTCGGCCGCGTACGGTGAGAAACGAGCGGCTGAAGCTCGCAATGCACTGGGCGCGCAGATGACCGCCGATCAGATCGCTGAAGCGGAATCACGAGCCAAGAAATGGACACCTAAGCGCCGGTGA
- a CDS encoding cytochrome c: protein MSTVLLTLGATPACSQNGGEPKLTGTVASAPAELRNGEQKFNANCSACHGAGGVGTAQGPPLVHKVYEPNHHGDAAFQRAAANGVKAHHWQFGDMPKITTVVPDDVDHIVKYVRWLQKQAGIF from the coding sequence GTGAGCACGGTTCTGCTGACGCTTGGCGCAACACCGGCATGCAGTCAGAATGGGGGGGAACCGAAGCTAACGGGAACAGTCGCCTCCGCCCCCGCCGAGTTGCGCAACGGAGAACAGAAATTCAACGCCAACTGTTCCGCCTGCCACGGGGCCGGTGGAGTCGGTACCGCCCAAGGCCCACCGCTGGTCCACAAAGTGTACGAGCCGAATCATCACGGTGATGCGGCCTTTCAACGAGCAGCCGCCAATGGCGTGAAGGCTCACCATTGGCAGTTCGGAGACATGCCAAAGATCACCACCGTCGTGCCCGACGACGTGGATCATATCGTGAAATACGTTCGGTGGCTGCAGAAACAGGCCGGCATCTTCTAG
- the queC gene encoding 7-cyano-7-deazaguanine synthase QueC, with the protein MHGAITGRAVVLASGGLDSTVAAAVARQDGYTLYLLTIAYRQRHAVEIERARQVATALQAQQHVVVDVDLRTIGGSALTDDLPVPKYESESERSKDVPITYVPGRNLIFLSLAAAHAEVLGASVIYFGANVIDYAGYPDCRPEFIKAVEAAIQAGTKAGMTGKPIEIRAPLLRMSKTEIIQLGMTLSVPFHLTHSCYDPVGSLACGRCDSCLVRRRGFAEAGVVDPVPYAVC; encoded by the coding sequence ATGCACGGGGCTATCACCGGACGAGCAGTTGTTCTCGCCAGTGGCGGATTGGACTCCACTGTCGCAGCGGCTGTTGCGCGGCAAGATGGCTACACGCTTTATCTGCTGACCATCGCTTACCGGCAGCGGCATGCTGTGGAGATCGAGCGGGCGAGGCAGGTGGCGACAGCCCTGCAGGCTCAACAGCATGTGGTGGTGGACGTCGATTTGCGGACAATCGGAGGATCAGCCCTCACCGATGATCTCCCGGTTCCGAAATACGAGAGTGAATCTGAACGGAGCAAGGACGTTCCCATTACCTACGTGCCGGGCCGAAACTTGATCTTTCTCTCGCTGGCGGCTGCTCATGCGGAAGTGCTGGGAGCCTCGGTCATCTATTTTGGCGCCAATGTGATCGATTATGCCGGATATCCAGATTGCCGCCCGGAATTCATCAAGGCTGTGGAAGCGGCCATTCAGGCCGGAACAAAGGCAGGCATGACGGGCAAGCCTATTGAAATCCGTGCTCCCCTGCTTAGGATGAGCAAGACCGAGATTATTCAACTCGGCATGACGTTGAGCGTTCCCTTTCATCTGACGCATAGCTGCTATGACCCTGTCGGCTCGCTTGCGTGTGGGCGATGCGACAGCTGCCTCGTGCGCAGGCGGGGATTTGCGGAAGCAGGAGTTGTAGATCCTGTTCCGTATGCGGTATGTTGA
- a CDS encoding TraR/DksA C4-type zinc finger protein, with translation MATKTQTKKKDVVKTKPVTSSLKKPQSVASSATSAVKTATEVEIEAPIRPKETAKEREAREQRQEVLHKMLLGKRQEIIKEIEESLGQSLTEDQQRRLESARDVGDQALMDLERELGISLMEMRNRRRQSIDEALTRLHEGTYGICAECGIEISEKRLQAVPFAKLCVECQSRAELLEKIEREEDRD, from the coding sequence ATGGCGACGAAAACACAGACGAAAAAAAAGGATGTGGTGAAGACGAAGCCGGTAACATCAAGCCTTAAGAAGCCGCAGTCGGTCGCCTCCAGTGCGACTTCAGCGGTTAAGACGGCCACCGAGGTCGAGATAGAGGCCCCCATACGGCCCAAGGAAACTGCAAAAGAGCGAGAAGCGAGGGAGCAGCGACAGGAAGTGCTCCATAAAATGCTCCTTGGTAAACGACAGGAGATCATTAAGGAGATTGAAGAGAGCCTGGGGCAATCTCTGACCGAGGACCAACAGCGGCGTTTGGAATCAGCGCGTGACGTCGGGGACCAGGCTTTAATGGATCTTGAGCGCGAACTGGGTATCTCGTTGATGGAGATGCGCAACCGCCGGCGACAATCGATCGATGAAGCACTTACGCGTCTGCACGAAGGAACATACGGCATCTGTGCAGAATGCGGCATCGAGATCAGTGAGAAGCGACTCCAAGCGGTTCCCTTCGCCAAGCTGTGCGTGGAATGCCAATCGCGCGCGGAACTGCTGGAGAAAATCGAACGAGAAGAAGATCGCGATTAG
- a CDS encoding adenine phosphoribosyltransferase, which produces MTALNYQALIREVPDFPKPGILFYDITTLLKNPAAVQSLADELTTRYQNRGIAKVVGIESRGFIFGGILAARLGAGFVPVRKPGKLPADCYEVKYSLEYGNNSLAVHRDAVEIGEHVLIVDDLLATGGTAEATIHLVRQLGGLIVGLDFLVELKSLNGREKLAGYDVHSTITYP; this is translated from the coding sequence GTGACCGCCCTCAATTATCAAGCACTCATTCGTGAAGTGCCGGACTTTCCGAAGCCCGGCATTCTGTTTTATGACATCACCACACTGCTGAAAAATCCTGCCGCCGTTCAAAGTCTTGCCGACGAATTGACGACTCGGTATCAGAATCGCGGGATCGCCAAGGTCGTCGGCATCGAGTCCAGAGGGTTTATCTTTGGGGGGATCCTCGCGGCACGTCTTGGCGCCGGATTTGTCCCCGTTCGTAAGCCGGGAAAACTCCCCGCCGACTGCTACGAAGTGAAGTACAGCCTGGAGTACGGAAACAACAGCTTGGCGGTGCATCGTGACGCGGTTGAAATCGGAGAGCACGTATTGATCGTCGATGATCTCCTGGCGACCGGAGGAACGGCTGAAGCGACGATCCACCTCGTTCGCCAGTTGGGGGGCCTGATCGTCGGGCTCGATTTTCTGGTTGAGCTGAAGAGCTTGAACGGACGCGAAAAGCTCGCCGGCTATGACGTCCATTCAACCATCACGTATCCCTAG
- a CDS encoding sigma-70 family RNA polymerase sigma factor, translating to MGRQHDEESELSEARRHTVDDLGASEPGNAADQSERDTGRSEGLDTLKSYLREVRRSTLLTFKQEQQLGKRVMAGDEQARQQMIESNLRLVISIGKRYMHRGFPFSDIVEEGNLGLIKAVEKFNYKRGFRFSTYASWWIRQYIERAIINQGKLVRLPVHVVERLNRYLNRAEQLVQELGRDPRAAEVAAKMKTSEEEVLDLKQLIRTTCSLDSPLNDRTDTFLRDVIEDPVGLSPDETADGVRRRTELMAWVRELPEKEQTVIVSRFGLDGDEAKTLEEIGRTMGLTRERVRQIEMAALVRLRNTIERKTMTQADLL from the coding sequence ATGGGTCGGCAGCACGACGAAGAGTCCGAGTTGAGTGAAGCTCGGAGGCACACTGTCGACGATCTGGGGGCCTCAGAACCCGGGAATGCGGCGGACCAGAGCGAACGGGACACAGGTCGATCGGAGGGGCTTGATACGCTCAAAAGTTACCTCCGGGAGGTTCGCCGATCGACCCTGCTCACATTTAAGCAAGAACAGCAGCTCGGGAAACGGGTGATGGCCGGCGATGAGCAAGCCCGTCAGCAGATGATCGAATCAAATTTACGGCTTGTGATCAGTATCGGAAAACGCTACATGCATCGAGGATTTCCGTTTTCCGACATCGTCGAAGAAGGCAATTTGGGCCTGATCAAAGCGGTCGAAAAATTTAACTACAAGCGGGGCTTCCGGTTCAGTACCTATGCTTCGTGGTGGATCAGGCAATACATCGAACGGGCCATTATCAATCAAGGGAAGCTGGTGCGCCTCCCGGTACACGTGGTGGAACGCCTCAATCGGTACCTGAATCGTGCCGAACAATTGGTACAGGAGCTGGGGCGAGATCCGAGGGCGGCGGAAGTGGCCGCGAAGATGAAGACCTCGGAAGAAGAAGTCTTGGACCTGAAGCAGTTGATACGGACCACCTGTTCGCTCGACAGCCCGCTCAACGACCGCACCGATACTTTCCTGCGCGATGTGATCGAAGATCCGGTTGGGCTGTCACCCGACGAGACTGCGGACGGGGTGCGTCGAAGAACGGAGCTGATGGCCTGGGTGAGGGAGTTGCCTGAGAAAGAGCAAACTGTTATTGTGTCACGGTTCGGGCTCGATGGAGACGAAGCGAAGACGCTGGAGGAAATCGGCCGTACCATGGGATTGACCCGAGAGCGGGTCCGTCAAATCGAGATGGCCGCGTTAGTTCGTCTTCGTAACACCATCGAGCGAAAAACCATGACACAGGCAGATCTGCTCTAG
- a CDS encoding acylphosphatase, with protein sequence MPSADDPPVRAHILVHGRVQGVGFRAFASRVARGLELSGGVRNLDDGRVELEVEGKKTLIDALIRELRSGPPAARVKKIDTEWSAATGRHSNFSIWH encoded by the coding sequence ATGCCATCGGCTGATGATCCGCCGGTTCGGGCACACATTCTCGTGCATGGTCGTGTGCAGGGTGTCGGGTTTCGGGCGTTTGCGTCACGGGTCGCGAGAGGACTTGAGCTGTCGGGCGGCGTCCGTAATCTCGACGACGGCCGGGTTGAGTTGGAAGTTGAAGGTAAGAAGACGCTCATCGATGCGCTGATACGTGAGTTGCGGAGCGGTCCTCCGGCCGCGCGGGTAAAGAAGATTGACACGGAGTGGAGTGCGGCGACTGGACGGCATTCGAATTTCAGCATTTGGCATTAG
- the ald gene encoding alanine dehydrogenase, protein MIIGIPKEIKDQEHRVSLTPDGAAALRQSGHDVWVEPSAGQGSGFSDDEYRKAGAIIARSKHEIFEKSEMIVKVKEPLLSECSLFRPGQVLFTYLHLASLPELTKVLMATKITAVARETVEAADGSLPMLKPMSEIAGRLAVQIGAQYLERSYGGRGVLLSGVPGVEPGKVVVLGAGVAGTSAIRIAVGMGAQVTVLDLNVQRLQELDDLYRGRIITRISTQAAVEETVVEGDVVVGAVLVHGARAPKVVGRALVARMQPGAVIVDIAVDQGGCFETTRPTTHSEPVYVVDGVTHYCVTNMPGIVPRTATFALTNATLPYIVRLASDGVDRAIRSDSGLARGVNVMDGKVTCQAVAEAHGLHFTPIL, encoded by the coding sequence ATGATTATCGGCATCCCGAAAGAGATCAAGGACCAAGAGCATCGCGTCAGTCTTACGCCGGACGGTGCAGCCGCATTGCGCCAGAGTGGACATGACGTGTGGGTTGAACCGTCGGCCGGTCAAGGTAGCGGATTTAGTGATGACGAATACCGTAAGGCCGGGGCGATCATCGCCCGCTCAAAACACGAGATATTCGAGAAATCAGAGATGATTGTGAAGGTCAAGGAACCGCTGCTCTCCGAATGTTCGCTCTTCCGACCGGGACAAGTGTTGTTTACCTACCTGCATTTGGCGTCTCTTCCCGAACTGACGAAAGTTTTGATGGCGACGAAGATTACGGCGGTCGCCCGTGAGACGGTTGAAGCTGCAGACGGCAGCTTGCCGATGTTGAAGCCGATGAGTGAAATCGCCGGTCGCCTGGCGGTACAAATCGGAGCACAGTATTTGGAACGGTCATACGGAGGACGAGGGGTATTGTTGAGTGGTGTGCCTGGTGTCGAGCCGGGAAAAGTCGTGGTGCTCGGAGCCGGAGTCGCCGGCACGTCGGCGATACGAATTGCCGTCGGCATGGGGGCGCAAGTGACCGTACTCGATTTGAATGTTCAACGGCTGCAAGAGCTCGACGATCTCTATCGAGGCCGAATTATTACCCGTATCTCAACGCAGGCCGCCGTCGAGGAAACAGTGGTGGAAGGGGATGTGGTCGTCGGCGCCGTGCTCGTGCATGGTGCACGCGCGCCCAAGGTCGTGGGGCGCGCGTTGGTTGCACGGATGCAACCCGGGGCTGTGATCGTTGATATTGCAGTGGATCAGGGAGGGTGTTTTGAAACGACACGACCGACGACGCACTCAGAACCAGTCTACGTGGTGGATGGTGTGACACACTATTGCGTGACGAACATGCCCGGCATTGTTCCCCGAACGGCGACCTTTGCCTTGACCAATGCAACCCTGCCCTATATAGTGCGCCTCGCTTCTGATGGTGTCGATCGAGCCATCCGTTCGGATTCTGGGCTGGCTCGTGGTGTGAATGTGATGGATGGGAAAGTGACCTGCCAGGCTGTGGCCGAAGCGCATGGGTTGCATTTCACTCCCATCCTGTAA
- a CDS encoding (2Fe-2S) ferredoxin domain-containing protein yields MPPFQRHIFVCTNQRPKDDPRGCCANLGSEKLHAHFKNETKRLNLKGLVRANKAGCLDHCELGPSVVVYPEGVWYWVGTEADVTEIMERHVMKGEIVTRLLMPDHPIPEQLAPLKRP; encoded by the coding sequence ATGCCACCTTTTCAACGACATATCTTCGTCTGTACCAACCAGCGTCCGAAGGACGATCCGCGTGGTTGTTGCGCAAATTTGGGCTCGGAAAAACTTCATGCGCACTTCAAGAACGAAACCAAGCGATTGAATCTCAAAGGTCTCGTTCGTGCCAACAAGGCCGGCTGCCTCGACCATTGCGAACTCGGCCCAAGTGTGGTGGTTTATCCCGAAGGAGTGTGGTACTGGGTCGGTACTGAAGCAGATGTCACAGAAATCATGGAACGGCATGTCATGAAGGGGGAAATCGTAACCCGATTGCTCATGCCTGATCACCCGATTCCGGAACAGTTGGCACCACTGAAGAGACCCTAG